The DNA region TCGCCAATAAATACAGTAGCAAGATGGCAAGACCAAAGATTTTTATGGCTAGTTATGTTTGTGGCTATGCTTGGTATGGTTTTATTAGCTCATAGTTTTTTTCAAAACTATTTACATATGGCACCTTGCGAACAATGTGTTTATATAAGATTTTCAATGCTTGTAATGGCGCTTGGTGGATTAATAGCTGCTATAAATCCAAAAAATGTAATTAATAAGTTAATAGGTTATATTTTTGGATTTTACGGTGCAATTATTGGCATTGGATATAGCGTTAAGCTTCGTGCTATTCATAAAGCTGTTCATTCAGATGATCCATTTGCTATGATGGGTATGCAAGGATGTTCGACAGATCCTAGCTTTCCTTTTGGGCTTCCGCTAGCAAAATGGGCACCTGATTGGTTTCAGCCAACTGGAGATTGTGGATATGATGCGCCAATTATTCCAGATGGTGTTACATTAAACTCAATTCAGGAATTTTTTACAAATCTTTACAGTGAGGGTTGGTATCTTATTCCATCTATGAAATTTGCTGATATGGCAACTTGTACATTATTGGCTTATATTGTTGCATTTGCACTTTTAGCTGTAATGTTTATTTGTTGGATAATAAATTTATTAAAAGCTAAAAAGGCATAAAATTAAGCGAGTGCATATAGTTAGTTGCACTCGCAAATTCTCAATTTTTAATCAATTTAAAAGCTTATTTTTTATATAATTATGTGTTTAAAGTTTTCTAAGTAGGGGAAATGATCCGAAAAGACTTTAAATAAAATAAATTTTTAAGGATTATCATATGAAAAAACTATTTTTTCTTATGTTTGCATTAGTTGGCTTTGCTTTTGGAGCTGACAATGAGCTGCTTGGCTCATATACAACTATAACTGCTTGCTCAGTTATTGGTGGTTCTATTGTTTTAGGAATTGCTGCATTAGGTGGTGCTTTA from Campylobacter ureolyticus includes:
- the dsbI gene encoding protein-disulfide oxidoreductase DsbI — encoded protein: MGLWKNFKSSPINTVARWQDQRFLWLVMFVAMLGMVLLAHSFFQNYLHMAPCEQCVYIRFSMLVMALGGLIAAINPKNVINKLIGYIFGFYGAIIGIGYSVKLRAIHKAVHSDDPFAMMGMQGCSTDPSFPFGLPLAKWAPDWFQPTGDCGYDAPIIPDGVTLNSIQEFFTNLYSEGWYLIPSMKFADMATCTLLAYIVAFALLAVMFICWIINLLKAKKA